From a single Collibacillus ludicampi genomic region:
- a CDS encoding glycoside hydrolase family 130 protein has translation MNHVSLKFPFGPFHKSVHNPILFPQGDSWEAKDLFNPTAIVKDGKIYLLYRAEDHTGRGIWNGTSRIGLAVSSDGIYFERYPKPVLFPTEPYEYPGGCEDPRIVQLDDTFYLTYTAFDGKTARLCLATSKDLLQWEKHGVLFPRWNQGPIYEWTKSGAIVPQKIHNRYVMYFGDSDIWIAFSDDGIHWHPHEECVVRRSEDPQAFDSLLIEPGPSPVVTDEGILLFYNAAKSIQEGPHAGKPYYSVGQVLFSLHDPKKVLSRTETPFFIPEKEDEVKGQVDFVVFAEGLVNFKGKWLLYYGMADSRVGVASLQTS, from the coding sequence ATGAATCATGTTTCATTAAAATTCCCTTTTGGACCCTTTCACAAATCTGTCCATAATCCGATTTTATTTCCTCAAGGAGATTCATGGGAAGCTAAAGATCTATTTAATCCTACCGCAATTGTAAAAGACGGAAAAATCTATCTTCTTTATCGGGCGGAAGACCATACCGGAAGAGGGATATGGAACGGAACTTCCCGAATTGGCCTTGCTGTCAGTTCAGATGGGATTTACTTTGAAAGATATCCGAAACCCGTTCTTTTCCCGACAGAACCGTATGAATATCCCGGAGGATGTGAAGACCCGAGAATCGTTCAGCTTGATGATACTTTCTATTTAACTTATACGGCATTTGACGGAAAAACGGCACGTTTATGCCTAGCGACTTCGAAAGATCTTCTGCAATGGGAAAAACATGGCGTCTTATTCCCCCGTTGGAATCAAGGCCCCATTTATGAGTGGACAAAATCGGGGGCGATTGTTCCCCAGAAAATTCATAATCGATATGTCATGTATTTTGGCGATTCGGATATTTGGATCGCTTTCTCCGATGACGGGATTCATTGGCATCCACATGAAGAATGTGTCGTACGTCGGAGTGAAGATCCGCAAGCTTTCGACAGCTTGCTCATTGAACCGGGACCTTCTCCCGTTGTAACCGATGAAGGCATTCTATTGTTTTATAATGCGGCGAAATCAATACAAGAAGGCCCGCATGCCGGTAAACCGTACTACTCGGTCGGTCAAGTCTTGTTCTCACTTCATGATCCGAAAAAGGTTTTAAGTCGCACAGAAACGCCTTTCTTTATTCCTGAAAAGGAAGATGAAGTGAAAGGACAGGTGGATTTTGTCGTCTTTGCTGAAGGACTTGTCAATTTCAAAGGAAAATGGCTCTTATACTACGGCATGGCAGATTCGAGGGTTGGAGTGGCGAGCCTTCAAACTTCCTAG
- a CDS encoding aspartyl-phosphate phosphatase Spo0E family protein — protein sequence MSSEVLDTMLKQKIEPLRWEMIHLVKEKGNLADESVVALAQQLDKHLIVAQQLMRPPRNEMSFPKA from the coding sequence ATGTCCAGCGAGGTTTTAGACACGATGTTGAAGCAAAAAATTGAACCGCTGCGGTGGGAAATGATTCATTTAGTCAAGGAAAAAGGGAATCTTGCCGATGAAAGCGTGGTCGCATTGGCTCAGCAATTGGATAAACATTTGATCGTCGCCCAACAACTGATGAGGCCTCCCCGAAACGAAATGTCCTTTCCCAAAGCTTAG
- a CDS encoding nucleotidyltransferase family protein has translation MKALLLAGGLGTRLRPLTENLPKPMALVGNKPWLEHLIVHLKQQGIGDFVLAVKHYADVIKKRLGDGSSLGVRIEYAIEEDLLGTAGAIKNAEDLLSDRFLVVNSDIIHEISIIPLLEFHRNHNGLVTIGLTEVEDPSQYGVVELDMSGRILRFVEKPNKHEAPSRFINAGIYVMEKEALQWIPKHKEVSIERETFPLLIEKNIGVYGKTINGYWMDMGTKNRYRQLHWDLLDGKFTLPLKEKEQGKGIWLGRNTEIGPGVLLVPPVLIGDEVHIGERSVIGPYAVIGDHCELGRHVRCSETIMWDKCKVHDSTQLNNCIFGYGLEVGSRHILHEAVMNRAVGVIQG, from the coding sequence ATGAAAGCTTTGCTCTTGGCAGGAGGTTTAGGCACTCGTTTACGGCCGCTTACAGAAAATCTTCCAAAGCCCATGGCTCTTGTCGGTAATAAGCCTTGGTTAGAACATTTGATTGTCCACCTGAAACAGCAAGGGATCGGTGACTTTGTTCTAGCCGTAAAACATTATGCAGACGTTATCAAAAAACGCCTTGGGGATGGAAGCTCTCTGGGAGTTCGTATTGAATATGCAATCGAAGAAGACCTGCTTGGTACGGCAGGTGCCATTAAAAATGCGGAAGATCTGCTGAGCGATCGATTTCTTGTAGTGAATTCCGATATTATTCATGAGATATCGATCATCCCCCTGTTAGAGTTTCACCGAAACCATAACGGTTTGGTAACCATAGGTTTGACCGAGGTTGAAGATCCTTCTCAATACGGAGTCGTCGAGCTGGACATGTCAGGCCGGATTCTGCGTTTTGTTGAGAAACCAAACAAACATGAAGCGCCTTCCAGATTCATCAATGCGGGCATTTATGTCATGGAAAAAGAGGCACTTCAATGGATCCCCAAACACAAGGAAGTTTCCATCGAACGGGAGACATTCCCGCTATTGATCGAAAAGAACATCGGAGTCTATGGAAAAACGATCAACGGGTATTGGATGGACATGGGTACCAAAAACCGCTACCGTCAACTTCACTGGGATCTGTTGGATGGAAAATTTACATTACCGTTGAAAGAGAAAGAGCAAGGCAAAGGGATATGGTTGGGGCGAAATACGGAAATTGGACCGGGCGTGTTACTAGTACCACCCGTTTTGATCGGTGATGAGGTACATATTGGAGAGAGAAGTGTCATCGGTCCTTATGCCGTCATCGGTGATCATTGTGAGTTGGGCAGGCATGTACGTTGTTCGGAAACGATCATGTGGGACAAATGCAAAGTACATGATTCTACCCAGTTGAACAATTGTATTTTCGGATATGGTTTGGAAGTGGGGTCAAGACATATTTTACATGAAGCAGTCATGAATCGGGCAGTGGGAGTGATTCAGGGATGA
- the manA gene encoding mannose-6-phosphate isomerase, class I, with the protein MNAYPLLFTPSYHERIWGGTRLRTLFDYPIPSESTGEAWVISDHPNGRSTVANGVYKGHTIQDLLQKHPDWFADHPFERFPLLVKLLDACDDLSVQVHPDDEFASLYENGELGKTECWYIVHAEPGAEIVYGHTAKTKEELAEMMAQGQWDELLVRVPVRAGDFFYIPHGTIHALGKGIVVLETQQNSDVTYRAFDYDRVDPSGRKRELHVDKVLQVTKVPFVKKDIKAKIMDHGSLRITHYLQGPYFSAEKWELSGNHEERSKDRFILLSVLFGSARLQWSEGELVIRKGDHVLIPRTLGPYSLSGDLEAFVSYLPE; encoded by the coding sequence ATGAATGCGTATCCGTTACTGTTTACGCCTTCCTATCACGAAAGAATTTGGGGAGGAACACGACTACGGACACTTTTTGACTACCCGATTCCCAGTGAATCTACGGGGGAAGCCTGGGTGATATCGGATCATCCCAATGGGAGAAGTACAGTCGCCAATGGCGTGTATAAAGGCCATACGATTCAAGATTTGCTCCAAAAACACCCGGATTGGTTTGCCGATCATCCATTCGAACGTTTTCCGCTTTTAGTCAAGTTGTTGGACGCTTGTGATGATCTCTCGGTTCAAGTACATCCGGATGATGAATTCGCTTCTCTTTATGAAAATGGGGAACTTGGAAAGACGGAATGTTGGTACATTGTACATGCAGAACCGGGAGCTGAAATTGTATATGGACACACGGCTAAGACGAAAGAAGAATTGGCCGAGATGATGGCACAAGGTCAGTGGGATGAATTGTTGGTACGAGTTCCCGTACGTGCAGGTGATTTTTTCTATATTCCCCACGGTACGATTCACGCGCTTGGTAAAGGAATTGTTGTCTTGGAGACACAGCAGAACTCGGATGTCACATATCGCGCTTTCGATTATGATCGTGTGGATCCGTCTGGCCGCAAAAGAGAGTTGCATGTCGATAAAGTTTTACAGGTCACAAAGGTTCCATTTGTTAAAAAGGATATCAAAGCAAAGATCATGGATCATGGATCATTACGAATCACCCACTATCTGCAGGGACCTTATTTTTCGGCGGAAAAATGGGAGTTGTCGGGGAATCACGAAGAGCGATCCAAGGATCGTTTCATACTTTTGTCCGTTCTTTTCGGATCCGCTCGCTTACAATGGTCAGAAGGTGAGCTCGTCATCCGAAAAGGAGACCATGTATTGATCCCAAGGACTCTCGGACCATACAGCTTATCAGGGGATTTGGAGGCGTTTGTCTCGTATCTTCCAGAGTAG
- a CDS encoding glycosyl transferase, with product MWPLIGKIDFSRIRKIQLSREKMKRFLEKDRSDPTLVSFRHLERLTDGTGLLEHALGKIPRRKEGYTTDDNARALWVCVEWYPHVSAMKQGNHLKDKLLRLIDRYLSFLLWVQREDGSFHNNIGYHLLPEQELPSDDCLGRALWACAVTYCKLPDPERQIAVQEMFVKGAARAKDLTFPRGWAYVLSASSLLLQHHENMKKQHADPFHHFIESALPSFVEGFEEKLTALYRKHASKEWRWFEPAMTYGNGLLPWSLFCAYQVTRRQETLDIAKESLDFLIEKMTGEKGCISPIGNKGWCTQTSRSQWDQQPLDVMKLALAVSEADKTLGQMTYREVLEKCRAWYYGENDLGVPMVHAEEGSCYDGLTSSGPNLNQGAESTLSYLLTEVLYRNRASHSERSISGV from the coding sequence ATGTGGCCGTTGATAGGGAAAATTGACTTTTCTCGTATTCGAAAGATTCAACTGTCACGTGAAAAAATGAAAAGGTTCTTGGAAAAGGATCGATCCGATCCGACTCTCGTAAGTTTTCGGCATTTGGAAAGGCTGACAGACGGGACTGGGCTTTTGGAGCATGCTCTGGGAAAAATCCCTAGAAGAAAAGAAGGTTATACCACAGACGATAATGCGCGAGCTCTTTGGGTATGTGTCGAATGGTACCCACATGTCTCTGCGATGAAACAAGGGAATCACTTGAAGGACAAGCTGTTGCGTCTGATTGATCGATATCTTTCATTTCTTCTGTGGGTTCAACGGGAAGACGGATCTTTTCACAATAATATTGGATATCATTTACTACCGGAACAGGAACTGCCTTCCGACGATTGCCTGGGGCGTGCTCTATGGGCTTGTGCCGTCACCTATTGCAAATTACCTGATCCTGAACGGCAGATCGCCGTGCAAGAAATGTTCGTCAAAGGCGCGGCAAGAGCCAAAGATTTGACTTTTCCAAGAGGTTGGGCTTATGTACTGTCCGCAAGCAGTTTACTTCTACAACATCACGAGAATATGAAAAAACAACATGCGGATCCATTTCACCATTTTATCGAATCCGCTTTGCCGTCCTTTGTGGAAGGGTTCGAAGAGAAATTGACCGCTCTTTACCGGAAACATGCAAGTAAGGAGTGGCGCTGGTTCGAGCCTGCTATGACATACGGAAACGGGCTCTTGCCTTGGTCTTTGTTTTGCGCCTATCAAGTGACGAGACGTCAGGAAACGTTAGATATCGCGAAAGAAAGTCTCGATTTTCTCATTGAAAAGATGACCGGCGAGAAAGGTTGTATCAGCCCGATCGGGAACAAGGGATGGTGCACACAAACGAGCAGAAGTCAATGGGATCAACAGCCCCTGGATGTCATGAAATTGGCGCTGGCCGTATCGGAAGCGGATAAAACATTGGGTCAAATGACGTACAGAGAAGTATTGGAAAAATGCCGAGCTTGGTATTACGGAGAGAACGATCTAGGTGTTCCCATGGTTCATGCAGAAGAAGGAAGTTGTTATGATGGCTTGACGTCGAGTGGTCCGAATCTGAATCAAGGCGCAGAATCCACCCTGTCTTATTTACTGACAGAAGTGCTGTATCGAAATCGAGCGAGTCACTCTGAAAGATCAATCTCTGGTGTCTGA
- a CDS encoding Fic family protein: MMSFRNQYLQNLSYTGSTVKLIARIHEYKGKETLFQRQKPEVLEALRQVAIIQSTESSNRIEGITIATNRLERLLKERLAPENRSEAEIAGYREVLDTIHSSYEHIRLTPNVILQLHRDLMELATGAGGRWKLTDNDIREKLPNGQERIRFTPVPAWKTAEAVDELCRQYNIERDRGEVEDLILIAAFVLDFLCIHPFSDGNGRMARLLTLLLLYQAGYIVGRYISLEKVIEDTKEQYYETLEISSQGWHEGKHNIKPWLDYFLMMILNAYKRFEERAGIVTSDKRGWKQERVRTVVEHMIADFTVSDVEERCPGISRPTITKVLNEMGKEGVIECIERGRNARWRKV; the protein is encoded by the coding sequence ATGATGTCTTTTCGAAATCAATACTTGCAAAATCTATCTTATACCGGCTCAACTGTTAAATTGATCGCCAGAATACACGAATACAAGGGCAAGGAAACCCTATTCCAACGCCAAAAACCCGAAGTGTTGGAGGCGTTGCGTCAAGTGGCGATTATACAGAGTACGGAATCCTCCAACCGAATCGAAGGAATCACCATTGCAACGAATCGTTTGGAGCGTTTGTTGAAGGAGAGACTTGCACCTGAAAACCGATCCGAAGCAGAGATTGCAGGATACCGTGAGGTTTTAGATACGATTCATTCCAGTTATGAACATATCCGTTTGACTCCCAACGTCATCCTGCAACTCCATCGGGATCTCATGGAATTAGCCACGGGAGCGGGAGGGAGATGGAAGTTAACTGACAATGACATTCGGGAAAAGTTACCGAATGGTCAGGAACGCATACGTTTCACGCCGGTTCCTGCTTGGAAAACCGCCGAAGCTGTAGATGAGCTTTGTAGGCAATACAACATAGAACGGGATCGCGGGGAAGTCGAGGATCTCATTCTGATCGCTGCATTCGTTTTGGATTTTCTTTGTATCCATCCGTTCTCCGACGGTAACGGTCGGATGGCGAGACTTCTTACGTTATTACTGCTTTATCAGGCGGGGTATATTGTAGGACGATATATCAGTCTGGAAAAAGTGATTGAAGATACGAAAGAACAGTATTACGAAACCCTAGAGATCTCTTCTCAAGGTTGGCATGAAGGAAAACACAACATAAAGCCATGGTTGGATTACTTTCTGATGATGATTTTAAACGCCTACAAACGATTTGAGGAACGAGCCGGTATAGTCACATCGGATAAACGCGGTTGGAAACAAGAAAGAGTCAGAACAGTTGTTGAGCATATGATTGCGGATTTCACGGTTTCCGATGTGGAAGAACGTTGTCCGGGAATAAGCAGACCGACGATTACAAAGGTTTTGAATGAAATGGGGAAAGAAGGCGTTATAGAATGTATCGAACGGGGCAGAAATGCCCGGTGGAGAAAGGTTTAG
- a CDS encoding DEAD/DEAH box helicase — protein MSEDALFITKEYAKRWCGSKTIYERGLSYYQQGRVIKLDYDPNSNAWYATVAGNKEYNVEVYIMDGCIDASCDCPAYETYWACKHIVAVLLGIEQRQRYETGRANAIKLASRQGVDTSDPHIYRQADQIIRTFMNRFNPEIEVKERQDKEPLKVEYHLSKNYVPYSQLSPKFLSIELKVGTKRTYVVKKIGKFLQSVEEKTTCFFTSKFAYDPSDHYFLEEDQEVLKLLREIQRNEGFFRKQRSYYYGSHEDERSLLIPPMIADELLSKLQGRTVVYENHDNVRFQTEPQEHNFPLLFRLMKGTGDDFQLDLTSLKGITFFEDYGWLFQEGTFYKLPPAQKDIMIKLAPFMNPAGERLLPVARKQMETFVSYVMPRLKEIGRVELAEQVSDQIVSVPLNAKVYIDRTDERLFVKIEYHYGNIVIDPFRPKAANESKQGMILLREPEKEQAIMKVFESIPFKYNGKECYLEGDDQIYNFLFTVVPKLEQKAEIYMTHAVRALISVKPNTPVTKIDVNTDGNLLEISFGIEGIDEREVKKILQSVVEKKKYYRLPDGAFLSLENEAFQTMNRLFTELHINKSQVKAGVLQLPVYRGLQIDEIVGERDRYSVKLGKKFRRLIQDLKNPDTIDFAVPETLHAKLRDYQQFGFQWLKTLAHYRLGGILADDMGLGKTLQTIAYLLSEKADENRKVRTSLIVVPASLVYNWKSEFERYAPDVDVVVAYGTPDERLECLRSCNPDVFITSYPLLRQDIEVYQDMEFDSLILDEAQAIKNHSTKTADAVKKIKATKRFALSGTPIENSLDELWSIFDAILPGFFQNQSSFRSLSQDKIARMVRPFILRRVKQDVLKELPDKIETVHQSDLTKEQKELYIGYLEKIQQETKESLQTVGFEKSRMKILAGLTRLRQLCCHPSLFLENYDGKSGKLEQLTEIIEHALQNKRRLLVFSQFTSMLQIIREELEGRNIGYFYLDGQTPSKERVEMTERFNHGEKDIFLISLRAGGIGLNLTGADTVILYDLWWNPAVEEQAAGRAHRIGQKNSVHVMKLIARGTIEEKIYELQQKKKELIEQVIQPGETALSSLSEAEIREILGI, from the coding sequence ATGAGCGAAGATGCTCTTTTTATCACAAAAGAATACGCGAAACGGTGGTGCGGGTCGAAAACGATATATGAACGCGGACTCTCTTATTATCAACAGGGAAGAGTGATCAAGCTCGATTATGATCCAAATAGCAATGCCTGGTACGCCACCGTTGCTGGAAATAAAGAATATAACGTAGAGGTATATATCATGGACGGATGTATCGATGCCTCTTGCGATTGCCCGGCATACGAAACATATTGGGCATGCAAACATATCGTTGCAGTGCTCCTGGGAATCGAACAAAGACAACGGTATGAAACGGGCAGAGCAAATGCGATAAAACTAGCTTCAAGACAGGGAGTAGACACTTCGGATCCACACATATACCGGCAAGCGGATCAGATAATTCGCACGTTTATGAATCGGTTCAATCCGGAGATCGAGGTGAAAGAGAGACAAGACAAAGAACCACTAAAGGTGGAGTATCATCTAAGCAAAAATTATGTCCCATATTCGCAATTGAGCCCAAAATTTCTCTCGATCGAGTTGAAAGTGGGAACAAAACGGACATACGTCGTGAAAAAGATCGGCAAATTCCTACAAAGTGTTGAAGAAAAAACAACTTGTTTTTTCACCAGCAAATTCGCCTATGATCCATCTGACCATTACTTTCTGGAAGAAGACCAAGAAGTCCTGAAACTTTTGCGGGAAATACAGAGAAATGAAGGGTTTTTCCGCAAGCAACGGAGTTATTACTATGGGAGTCATGAGGACGAGCGCTCACTGCTCATTCCTCCGATGATTGCGGATGAGCTTCTTTCGAAACTGCAGGGGAGAACAGTGGTATATGAGAATCATGATAACGTACGCTTTCAAACGGAACCCCAAGAACATAATTTCCCGTTACTATTTCGTTTGATGAAAGGAACGGGAGACGATTTCCAACTGGACCTGACCTCTTTGAAGGGAATCACCTTCTTTGAAGACTATGGGTGGCTCTTTCAAGAAGGGACGTTCTATAAATTACCCCCCGCCCAAAAGGATATTATGATCAAACTTGCTCCGTTTATGAATCCTGCCGGTGAGAGATTACTTCCGGTCGCTCGCAAACAAATGGAAACATTTGTATCCTATGTGATGCCCAGATTGAAAGAAATCGGTCGGGTGGAACTAGCAGAACAAGTGTCTGACCAAATAGTCAGTGTACCACTAAACGCCAAGGTATATATCGATCGAACAGATGAACGGTTATTTGTCAAAATCGAATATCACTATGGAAACATCGTCATCGATCCGTTTCGGCCGAAGGCGGCAAATGAATCCAAACAAGGCATGATTCTCTTGCGAGAACCGGAAAAAGAGCAAGCGATCATGAAAGTATTCGAAAGTATTCCCTTCAAGTATAACGGGAAAGAATGTTATCTTGAAGGTGATGACCAGATTTACAACTTTTTGTTCACAGTCGTCCCAAAACTTGAGCAAAAAGCGGAAATTTATATGACCCATGCTGTCAGAGCCTTGATTTCGGTCAAACCAAACACACCGGTGACCAAGATTGATGTAAATACGGACGGGAATTTGCTGGAGATCAGTTTTGGCATCGAAGGAATTGACGAACGAGAAGTCAAAAAGATTTTGCAATCCGTTGTGGAGAAGAAAAAGTATTATCGTTTGCCGGATGGCGCATTCTTGTCATTGGAAAACGAAGCATTTCAAACCATGAATCGTCTGTTTACGGAATTACACATCAATAAATCGCAGGTAAAAGCGGGAGTCTTGCAGCTTCCTGTGTATCGCGGCCTGCAGATCGATGAAATCGTCGGCGAAAGGGACAGGTATTCTGTCAAGCTAGGGAAAAAGTTTCGCCGTCTCATCCAGGATCTCAAAAATCCAGATACGATTGATTTTGCGGTACCGGAAACACTGCATGCCAAGCTCAGGGACTATCAACAGTTTGGCTTTCAATGGCTAAAAACTTTGGCTCATTATCGCCTGGGAGGCATTTTGGCTGATGATATGGGACTCGGAAAGACTTTGCAGACGATTGCCTATCTTCTCTCCGAAAAAGCGGATGAAAACAGAAAGGTACGAACGTCGCTCATCGTCGTTCCAGCATCGCTTGTTTATAATTGGAAAAGTGAATTTGAAAGATATGCGCCCGATGTAGATGTTGTGGTCGCCTATGGGACACCGGATGAGCGATTGGAATGTCTCCGCAGTTGTAACCCAGATGTGTTCATTACATCCTATCCGCTTTTGCGGCAAGACATTGAAGTTTATCAAGATATGGAGTTTGATTCGCTGATTTTGGATGAAGCACAGGCGATCAAGAATCATTCGACCAAAACTGCCGATGCCGTCAAAAAAATCAAGGCAACGAAGCGATTTGCGCTGAGCGGTACGCCGATCGAAAATTCCCTGGATGAACTGTGGTCCATTTTTGATGCCATTCTGCCCGGATTTTTTCAAAATCAGAGCTCATTCCGGAGTCTCTCGCAAGATAAGATCGCGCGGATGGTTCGTCCGTTTATCTTGAGACGGGTCAAACAGGATGTATTGAAGGAACTGCCTGATAAGATCGAAACCGTTCATCAATCGGACTTGACGAAGGAACAGAAAGAACTATACATCGGCTACCTCGAAAAAATCCAACAGGAAACGAAAGAATCATTGCAAACAGTAGGGTTTGAAAAGAGTCGAATGAAAATTTTGGCGGGATTGACGCGCCTCAGACAACTATGCTGCCATCCTTCTCTCTTCCTTGAAAACTATGACGGCAAGTCCGGTAAACTGGAACAGTTGACGGAAATCATTGAACATGCGCTTCAAAACAAAAGAAGATTGTTAGTATTTTCTCAATTTACAAGCATGCTCCAGATCATTCGGGAGGAACTGGAGGGGAGAAATATCGGATACTTTTATCTGGATGGACAAACGCCCTCCAAAGAACGCGTGGAAATGACAGAGCGATTTAATCATGGGGAAAAAGACATTTTTCTCATTTCGTTAAGAGCGGGAGGCATCGGATTGAATTTAACTGGAGCCGATACGGTCATTCTCTATGATTTGTGGTGGAATCCCGCCGTTGAAGAACAGGCTGCGGGTCGAGCCCACCGCATTGGACAAAAAAACAGCGTCCATGTGATGAAATTGATTGCGCGAGGAACGATTGAAGAAAAAATATACGAATTGCAACAGAAGAAAAAAGAGCTGATTGAACAAGTCATCCAGCCAGGGGAAACGGCACTTTCCAGCTTATCCGAAGCGGAAATCCGCGAAATACTGGGTATATAA
- a CDS encoding glycosyltransferase family 4 protein — translation MTQVAYVSTYVPKKCGLATYTYHLRQSVKNSKMWNAADPVVVLTDEKDRNNYDRPNLWTLLRDDREAYSLMAKKINDSSISLVSLQHEFGIFGGEAGSYILDFIRELKKPLITTFHTVFQNPEEPYRSIQEEIARRSDRIIVMNRKAIHYLMNSFSVPQEKIAFIPHGTPVPNPQTRSLLRDQLQWNNRKVLMTFGLLSRNKGIEMILEILPEVVARVPEVLYVIVGQTHPEVKKREGEAYREQLKQLIRSKKLENHVLMIDRYMEEEELVQYITACDLYITPYPGMEQITSGTLAYAVGLGRPVLSTPYSYAKDLLAGYEEMLIPFHDRSKWSEKLSMVLSDESSLKEWERQIGRIGKNMQWPLVGKKHALLFLRTIQMSLEKRRSDEHQLVSISS, via the coding sequence ATGACACAAGTGGCTTATGTGAGCACCTATGTTCCCAAAAAATGCGGCTTAGCGACCTACACATACCACCTTAGACAAAGCGTAAAAAATTCGAAGATGTGGAATGCGGCGGATCCAGTGGTCGTTTTAACAGACGAAAAGGATCGCAATAACTATGATCGTCCGAATTTATGGACTTTACTTCGTGATGATCGAGAGGCCTATTCCCTTATGGCCAAAAAAATAAACGACAGTAGCATCTCGTTAGTTTCGTTACAGCATGAGTTCGGAATTTTTGGGGGAGAAGCCGGTTCGTATATTCTTGATTTTATTCGGGAATTGAAAAAACCGCTCATAACAACTTTTCATACAGTCTTCCAAAATCCTGAAGAACCCTATCGTTCCATTCAAGAGGAAATTGCCAGAAGAAGCGATCGGATCATCGTTATGAATCGAAAGGCCATTCATTACTTGATGAATTCCTTCTCCGTCCCACAAGAAAAAATTGCGTTTATTCCACACGGAACACCGGTACCCAACCCGCAAACGAGAAGTCTGCTTCGTGACCAATTGCAGTGGAACAATCGAAAAGTTTTAATGACGTTCGGCTTACTGAGCAGGAATAAAGGGATCGAAATGATTCTCGAGATTTTGCCCGAGGTGGTTGCAAGAGTTCCCGAAGTCCTGTATGTAATCGTCGGACAAACCCATCCTGAGGTGAAAAAACGGGAGGGTGAAGCTTATCGAGAGCAATTAAAACAATTGATTCGTTCGAAGAAATTGGAGAACCACGTGTTGATGATCGACCGGTACATGGAAGAAGAGGAACTTGTTCAATATATCACAGCCTGTGATCTGTATATCACCCCTTATCCGGGAATGGAACAGATCACGAGCGGAACATTGGCTTATGCCGTAGGATTAGGACGCCCCGTTTTGAGTACACCGTACAGCTATGCAAAAGATCTGCTTGCAGGATATGAAGAGATGCTAATCCCGTTCCATGATCGATCCAAGTGGAGCGAAAAACTATCGATGGTACTATCTGACGAATCCTCTTTGAAAGAATGGGAAAGACAAATCGGACGTATCGGAAAGAACATGCAATGGCCGCTGGTCGGTAAAAAGCACGCGCTTCTCTTTCTCCGGACGATACAAATGTCTCTCGAAAAACGTCGTTCGGACGAACATCAGCTTGTCTCCATCTCAAGCTAA
- a CDS encoding VOC family protein, with the protein MIKKINHIAVIVDDIEKALVPYQKGLGLTPSNIEYVESYHVKVAFMPIGDTQIELVQPLGDEGELVEFLRATGGGLHHIAMEVDDINEAIHRAVSSGILLKDMTPRQGAHNSTVAFAERESFNGVVIELVQPAK; encoded by the coding sequence ATGATTAAGAAAATCAATCACATCGCCGTCATCGTGGATGATATCGAAAAAGCCCTCGTGCCCTATCAAAAGGGACTGGGGTTAACCCCTTCCAACATCGAATATGTAGAATCGTATCACGTAAAAGTTGCGTTTATGCCCATCGGGGATACGCAGATCGAATTGGTGCAGCCATTGGGCGACGAGGGAGAACTCGTTGAATTTCTCCGCGCCACAGGAGGTGGACTCCACCATATCGCGATGGAAGTCGATGATATTAACGAAGCGATTCACCGAGCAGTTAGTTCCGGTATTCTTTTGAAAGATATGACACCGCGTCAGGGCGCACACAACTCCACCGTTGCGTTCGCGGAACGTGAATCTTTTAACGGGGTCGTGATTGAGTTGGTTCAACCTGCGAAGTAA